The genomic stretch GAGGTTCATGTAGCCCTCAGAGACCGCGAAGACCACCTTCGGCCCGCCGGCCCCGAGTCGGGCGGTGACGGCCTTGGCCCCGAACTTGGTCCGCGTGTACTTCGCGTCCATGCGCTCGAGGAGTTCGTCGAGCACCATGTGCCCGATATTGTGCCGGGTATGACGATAGCGGGACCCGGGGTTCCCGAGTCCCGCTATCAACCACGTCTCTGAAGCCATGCTTCGAGCCTAGTGGAGTTCCAGCCTCAGCTGGTTCAGCTCTCTTCGCCTTCGGCGTTCTCCTCGGACTCGCCTTCGGCGGTCTCGCCTTCGGCGGCCTCTTCCTCGGTGGTCTCTTCCTCGTCGCCCAGGTCCTGCTCGACGGGCTCGTGGATGGAGACGACCGGGGACTCCAGGTCGGTCATCGCCAGCGTGACACCCTTGGGCAGCGCGATGTGCTCCGGCAGGGCGTTCTCGTCACGGTCGGTGATGTCCACGGTGACGTGCTCGGGCAGGTGGGTGGCCTCGGCCTCGACGGAGACGGTGGCCTGCTCCAGGATCCACTCGAAGCCGACGGCCGGCTCGCCGGTGACCTCGACGTAGACGTCGACGACAACCTTCTCGCCGCGGCGCACGGTGAGCAGGTCCATGTGGTCGATGCTGCGCTTGATGATGTCGCGCTGGATGGCCTTGGGGATCACCATCTGCTCGGTGCCCTCGATGTCCAGGGTGATCAGTGCGTTGGGGTTACGCACTGCCAGGTGGGTCTGGTGACCGGGGAGCACCACGTGGATGGGGTCTTCGCCGTGGCCGTAGACGACTGCCGGGATCAGGTCCTCGCGGCGGGCCTTGCGGGCAGCGCCCTTGCCGAACTCGGTGCGCTTGGTGGCGGGAATGACGATCTTGTCAGCCATGGTGTTGTCCTTCGTTGGTTGGATTCGTATTGATCCAGGCACCAACGACAAGTGAATTTCAGGCTCTCCGCGCGATGAGCGGCGGTGATGTTTCCTGTCAGTTCGCCTCGTCGATCACGGGGCTGAGGTCTGCGGAACCGATCCGTGACGCTCGCCCCCTCGCCTGGGCACAGCTGATGACTATACCAGCTGGCTAGCCGGCGATCACCACCGGAAAATCGAACCGCTGCACCAGCTCCTCGGCTTCGATCCCGTAGGCCTCGCGCAGCACCAGCTGGAGCCCGTCCGCTGCCTGTTCGATCAGGAAGACCCCGTGGTCGGTGTAGACCCGGCTCACGCAGCCCAGCCCGGTGACCGGGTAGCTGCAGTCGGCCACGATCTTCGGGGTGCCGTCCTTCGCGAAGAGCGACATCATCACGAAGACCTCCTTGGCACCGATGGCCAGATCCATCGCGCCGCCCACCGCGGGGATGGCATCGGGCGCGCCGGTGGACCAGTTGGCCAGGTCCCCGCCGGCGGAGACCTGGAAGGCGCCGAGGACGCAGACGTCGAGGTGGCCGCCGCGCATCATCGCGAAGGAGTCGGCGTGGTGGAAGTAGCTGGCTCCGGGGAGTTCGGTGACCGGGATCTTGCCCGCGTTGATCAGCTCCTCGTCGATGTCTTCTCCGTGCGCCTCAGGTCCCATGCCCAGCATCCCGTTCTCGGTGTGCAGGGTGACCTGCTGCTCGGGCGTCAGGTAGTCCGAGACCTTGGTGGGCTGCCCGATGCCCAGGTTCACATAGGAGCCCGGCGCGATGTCCGCGGCGACGAGCTTCGCGAGGTCTTCCCGGGAGAGCGGCTGCTGACCCGTCTGGCTGGCGGTGCTGTTCTGGGTGCTCATGCTTCCTTCGCTTCCTGGTTCTGGATGGAGCCCAGGGTCAGGGCGGTCACCGTGTCCACGTAGATGCCGGGGGTGACGATGTTCTCCGGATCGAGGGATCCGCTGGGGACCAGTTCCGCGACCTGGACCACGGTGTGCGAGGCGGCGGCGGCCATGACCGGGCCGAAGTTCCGGGCGGTCTTGCGGTAGACCAGGTTGCCGGCGTCGTCGGCCTGCAGCGCCTTGATCAGCGCGACGTCGCCGCGGATCGGGTGCTCCAGCACGTAGTTCCGGCCCTCGATCTCGCGGGTCTCCTTGCCCTCGGCGAGGCTGGTGCCGTATCCGGTGGGGGTGAAGAAGGCGCCGATCCCGGCACCGGCGGCGCGCAGCCGCTCGGCGAGGTTGCCCTGCGGGACGAGCTCCAGCTCGATCTCCCCGGCGCGGTAGGCCGCGTCGAAGTGCCAGGAGTCTGACTGTCGCGGGAAGGAGCAGATCACCTTGCGCACCCGGCGCTCCTTGATCAGCAGCGCCAGCCCACGGTCGCCCTGCCCGGCGTTGTTGCTCACCACGGTGAGGTCAGTGGTGCCTGAGTCCAGGAGCGCGTCGATGAGCTCCATGGGCTGTCCGGCGTTGCCGAAGCCGCCGAGCAGCACGGTGGCGCCGTCGCGCACGCTGCTCACCGCCTCTGCGGCCGTGTCTACGAATTCAGTCATCGTTTCTTCTCTCTCCCTGTGGGTGGCCTGGCTAGGCTCAGCTGCTGGCGTTCTCGAGGACGACGGCGAGGCCCTGGCCCACGCCGATGCACAGTGTGGCCACGCCCCAGCGTTCGCCGCCCAGCTGCATCCGCTTCGCCAGGGTGGCCAGCACCCGGGTGCCCGAGGCGCCGAGCGGGTGACCGATCGCGATCGCCCCGCCCCAGGCGTTGACGATCTCCGGGTCGACCTCCCACGCGTCGAGGCAGGCCAGGGACTGCGCGGCGAAGGCCTCGTTGAGCTCCACCGCGCCGACCTCGGCCCAGCTGATCCCGGCACGGGACAGCGCCTTGTTGCTGGCTTCGACCGGGGCGTAGCCGAAGTACTGCGGCTCGTTCGCCGCCGCGGCCCAGCCGGCGATCCGCACCTGCGGGGTCAGGCCCAGCTGCTCTCCGCCGGCCGCGGATCCGAGCCAGACGGCGGAGGCGCCGTCGTTCATCGGGGAGGCGTTGCCGGCGGTGACGGTGCCGTTCTCGCGGCGGAAGACGGTGCGCAGCCCGGCGAGCTTCTCTTCGGTGACCCCGGCCCGGATGGTCTCATCGATGTCCAGGTCCACGCCGGGCACAGCCACGGTGAGATCCCTGAGGTGCCCCTCTGACCAGGCGTTGGCGGCGAGCTCGTGGGAACGGGCGGCGAAGGCGT from Nesterenkonia sandarakina encodes the following:
- a CDS encoding 50S ribosomal protein L25/general stress protein Ctc produces the protein MADKIVIPATKRTEFGKGAARKARREDLIPAVVYGHGEDPIHVVLPGHQTHLAVRNPNALITLDIEGTEQMVIPKAIQRDIIKRSIDHMDLLTVRRGEKVVVDVYVEVTGEPAVGFEWILEQATVSVEAEATHLPEHVTVDITDRDENALPEHIALPKGVTLAMTDLESPVVSIHEPVEQDLGDEEETTEEEAAEGETAEGESEENAEGEES
- a CDS encoding 3-oxoacid CoA-transferase subunit B; amino-acid sequence: MSTQNSTASQTGQQPLSREDLAKLVAADIAPGSYVNLGIGQPTKVSDYLTPEQQVTLHTENGMLGMGPEAHGEDIDEELINAGKIPVTELPGASYFHHADSFAMMRGGHLDVCVLGAFQVSAGGDLANWSTGAPDAIPAVGGAMDLAIGAKEVFVMMSLFAKDGTPKIVADCSYPVTGLGCVSRVYTDHGVFLIEQAADGLQLVLREAYGIEAEELVQRFDFPVVIAG
- a CDS encoding 3-oxoacid CoA-transferase subunit A; protein product: MTEFVDTAAEAVSSVRDGATVLLGGFGNAGQPMELIDALLDSGTTDLTVVSNNAGQGDRGLALLIKERRVRKVICSFPRQSDSWHFDAAYRAGEIELELVPQGNLAERLRAAGAGIGAFFTPTGYGTSLAEGKETREIEGRNYVLEHPIRGDVALIKALQADDAGNLVYRKTARNFGPVMAAAASHTVVQVAELVPSGSLDPENIVTPGIYVDTVTALTLGSIQNQEAKEA
- a CDS encoding thiolase family protein, with the translated sequence MQDVFIYQGLRTPFGKVGGALSGQRPDDLAALVISTLVEQAPGLTPENAGEIVGEVIFGNANGAGEENRNVARMAWLLAQLPVTVPGSTINRLCGSSMEAAISGARQIALGETDVVLAGGVESMSRAPWVLPKTERPFPMANLELANTTLGWRLINERMPSQWTVSLGEATEQLRERHGIERERQDAFAARSHELAANAWSEGHLRDLTVAVPGVDLDIDETIRAGVTEEKLAGLRTVFRRENGTVTAGNASPMNDGASAVWLGSAAGGEQLGLTPQVRIAGWAAAANEPQYFGYAPVEASNKALSRAGISWAEVGAVELNEAFAAQSLACLDAWEVDPEIVNAWGGAIAIGHPLGASGTRVLATLAKRMQLGGERWGVATLCIGVGQGLAVVLENASS